In Victivallis lenta, the following proteins share a genomic window:
- a CDS encoding diphosphate--fructose-6-phosphate 1-phosphotransferase produces MSISPLQKARAAYAPKLPPALAGGANVKVNEGVPTTAVADVEKIRAIFKTTFGSPVLTFEAGGSAAAKAINVGVILSGGQAPGGHNVIAGLYDGLKSLNKTNKLYGFLKGPDGLVKDEYMELTDAIIDAHRNTGGFDMIGSGRTKLETDEQFEAARRHCEALGISALVIIGGDDSNTNACMLAEYFKSHSIPIQVIGCPKTIDGDLKNEWIETSFGFDTACRVYSELIGNIGRDANSAKKYWHFIKLMGRSASHIALECALQTQPNIAIISEEVAEKKMTLGQIVDEIAAVVAARSAAGMNFGVALIPEGLIEFVPEIKVLISELNDLLAANAEKVDAMEKADKVKFALANLTKESAAVFATLPAGIQMQLCNDRDPHGNVQVSLIETEKMLAEMVATKLKAMKAEGKFNGKFSTQVHFFGYEGRCAAPSNYDADYCYSLGYNAAALIGAGRTGYMSSVRNTTKPASEWIAGGIPITMMMNIERRHGHDKPVIRKALVELDGKPFAFFASKRGEWAKETAYVYPGPIQYFGPSEVCDLVTKTLMLEQSK; encoded by the coding sequence ATGAGCATCTCTCCGCTGCAGAAGGCGCGCGCCGCCTACGCCCCGAAACTCCCCCCCGCGCTGGCCGGGGGCGCGAATGTGAAAGTCAACGAAGGCGTTCCGACCACCGCGGTGGCCGACGTCGAAAAGATCCGGGCGATTTTCAAGACCACCTTCGGCAGCCCGGTCCTGACCTTCGAGGCGGGCGGCAGCGCGGCGGCCAAGGCGATCAACGTCGGCGTGATTCTCTCCGGCGGGCAGGCCCCGGGCGGGCACAACGTCATCGCGGGCCTTTACGACGGGCTCAAGTCGCTGAACAAGACGAACAAGCTCTACGGGTTCCTGAAGGGGCCGGACGGGCTTGTGAAGGACGAGTACATGGAGCTGACCGACGCGATCATCGACGCGCACCGCAATACCGGCGGGTTCGACATGATCGGCTCCGGCCGCACGAAACTTGAGACCGACGAGCAGTTCGAAGCGGCCCGCAGACATTGCGAAGCGCTCGGCATCTCCGCGCTTGTGATCATCGGCGGCGACGACTCGAATACGAACGCCTGCATGCTCGCCGAATACTTCAAGTCGCACAGCATTCCGATTCAGGTCATCGGCTGCCCGAAGACCATCGACGGCGACCTCAAGAACGAGTGGATCGAGACCAGCTTCGGCTTCGACACCGCCTGCCGCGTCTACAGCGAACTCATCGGCAACATCGGCCGCGATGCGAACTCCGCCAAGAAGTACTGGCACTTCATCAAGCTGATGGGCCGCTCGGCCTCGCATATCGCGCTCGAATGCGCGCTGCAGACGCAGCCGAACATCGCGATCATCTCCGAAGAGGTCGCCGAAAAGAAGATGACGCTCGGCCAGATCGTCGACGAGATCGCGGCCGTCGTCGCGGCCCGTTCGGCCGCCGGGATGAACTTCGGCGTCGCGCTGATTCCGGAAGGACTCATCGAGTTCGTGCCGGAGATCAAGGTGCTGATTTCCGAGCTGAACGACCTGCTCGCCGCGAATGCGGAGAAGGTTGACGCGATGGAGAAGGCCGACAAGGTCAAATTCGCGCTTGCGAACCTCACGAAGGAGTCCGCCGCCGTTTTCGCGACGCTGCCGGCCGGAATCCAGATGCAGCTCTGCAACGACCGCGACCCGCACGGCAATGTCCAGGTTTCGCTGATCGAAACCGAGAAGATGCTCGCCGAGATGGTCGCCACGAAGCTCAAGGCGATGAAGGCCGAGGGCAAGTTCAACGGCAAATTCAGCACGCAGGTTCACTTCTTCGGCTACGAGGGCCGCTGCGCGGCGCCGTCGAACTACGATGCCGACTACTGCTACAGCCTCGGTTACAATGCCGCGGCGCTGATCGGCGCGGGCCGCACCGGCTACATGTCGAGCGTCCGCAACACGACGAAGCCCGCCTCCGAATGGATTGCCGGCGGCATTCCGATCACGATGATGATGAACATCGAACGCCGTCACGGCCACGACAAGCCGGTCATCCGCAAGGCGCTGGTCGAGCTCGACGGCAAGCCGTTCGCGTTCTTCGCGTCGAAGCGCGGCGAATGGGCGAAGGAGACGGCCTACGTCTACCCGGGTCCGATCCAGTATTTCGGGCCGTCGGAGGTCTGCGATCTCGTGACCAAGACCCTGATGCTCGAGCAGAGCAAATAA
- the gatC gene encoding Asp-tRNA(Asn)/Glu-tRNA(Gln) amidotransferase subunit GatC, with product MEDTRIDIEYVAALARLELSEEQLPKLRKDLESIVGYIASLSELDLAGVEPTAHAAVLTNVWREDAAEPSYDRDRMLANAPALIDGDLIRVPQVLPGEGSN from the coding sequence ATGGAAGATACCCGCATCGATATCGAATACGTGGCGGCGCTGGCCCGTCTGGAGCTTTCGGAGGAGCAGCTTCCGAAGCTCCGGAAGGACCTCGAAAGCATCGTCGGCTACATCGCCAGCCTGAGCGAACTCGACCTGGCCGGCGTCGAACCGACCGCGCATGCGGCCGTGCTGACGAACGTCTGGCGCGAGGACGCGGCGGAGCCGTCGTACGACCGTGACCGGATGCTCGCAAACGCCCCGGCGCTGATCGACGGGGATCTGATCCGGGTGCCGCAGGTGCTGCCCGGCGAAGGGAGCAACTGA
- the gatA gene encoding Asp-tRNA(Asn)/Glu-tRNA(Gln) amidotransferase subunit GatA — translation MNTKDRPVHAIAEDLAAGVYTSAELTADYIARVEKEDNVIKAFLKLDKEAVMLAAEESDRRRASGSPLSPYDGIPVGIKDCIVAEGETCSCASKILEPVVSPYDSTAVAQLKANGFIPFGRLNMDEFAMGSSCENSAFQKTANPRDPQRVPGGSSGGSAACVAASFAAAALGSDTGGSIRQPAAFCGIVGLKPTYGRVSRSGLVAFASSLDQIGPMTHDVEDAAILLDAIAGHDPMDSTSLPDPAGGFAEAVRKAPESFKGVKIGLPKEYFAEGGLSAGVEKAVRESIEKAKSLGAELVEVSLPHTKYAVAVYYIIATAEASANLARFDGMRYGKRVDGKDLVDTYFKSRGEGFGDEVKRRILLGTYVLSSGYYDAYYLRAQKVRTLIRRDFEEAFKSCDVLLTPVTPTVAFKFGEKSDPLQMYLSDIFTIALNLSGNCGISVPAGTDAETGMPVGVQLLAPAMAEARLLSAAQTLTRN, via the coding sequence CTGAACACGAAAGACCGGCCGGTCCACGCGATCGCGGAAGACCTCGCTGCCGGCGTCTACACCTCCGCCGAACTGACGGCGGACTACATTGCAAGGGTCGAGAAGGAAGACAACGTCATCAAGGCGTTTCTGAAGCTCGACAAAGAGGCCGTCATGCTCGCGGCGGAGGAATCCGACCGCCGCCGCGCATCCGGTTCTCCCCTGAGCCCGTACGACGGCATTCCGGTCGGCATCAAGGACTGCATCGTCGCGGAGGGGGAAACCTGTTCATGCGCGTCGAAAATTCTTGAGCCGGTCGTTTCACCGTACGATTCGACCGCGGTGGCGCAGCTGAAGGCGAACGGCTTCATTCCGTTCGGGCGGCTGAATATGGATGAATTCGCCATGGGTTCCTCCTGCGAGAACAGCGCATTCCAGAAGACGGCGAATCCGCGCGATCCGCAGCGGGTTCCGGGCGGTTCCTCGGGCGGTTCTGCCGCCTGCGTGGCCGCGAGCTTCGCGGCGGCGGCGCTCGGCAGCGACACAGGCGGCTCGATCCGCCAGCCTGCGGCGTTCTGCGGAATCGTCGGGCTCAAACCGACCTACGGGCGGGTTTCCCGCAGCGGTCTGGTGGCCTTCGCATCGAGTCTCGACCAGATCGGGCCGATGACGCACGACGTCGAAGACGCCGCGATCCTGCTCGATGCGATCGCCGGGCACGACCCGATGGATTCGACTTCGCTGCCGGACCCGGCCGGCGGATTCGCCGAAGCGGTCCGCAAAGCGCCGGAGTCGTTCAAAGGCGTGAAGATCGGTCTGCCGAAGGAGTATTTCGCAGAAGGGGGCCTCAGCGCAGGCGTAGAAAAAGCCGTGCGAGAGAGCATCGAAAAGGCGAAATCGCTTGGGGCGGAGCTGGTCGAAGTTTCGCTGCCGCACACGAAATACGCGGTTGCAGTCTATTACATCATCGCGACGGCTGAAGCGAGCGCAAACCTCGCACGGTTCGACGGTATGCGCTACGGGAAGAGGGTTGACGGGAAAGATCTGGTTGACACCTACTTCAAGTCGCGCGGGGAAGGATTCGGCGACGAGGTGAAGCGGCGCATCCTGCTTGGAACCTATGTGCTTTCGAGCGGTTATTACGACGCCTACTACCTGCGTGCGCAGAAGGTGCGGACGCTGATCCGGCGAGACTTCGAGGAAGCGTTCAAGAGCTGCGACGTGCTGCTGACGCCGGTGACGCCGACGGTGGCGTTCAAGTTCGGGGAAAAGAGCGATCCGCTGCAGATGTACCTGTCGGACATCTTCACGATTGCGCTGAATCTCTCCGGCAACTGCGGTATCAGCGTTCCGGCCGGAACCGATGCGGAAACGGGGATGCCGGTCGGTGTGCAGTTGCTGGCGCCCGCGATGGCCGAAGCCAGACTGCTGAGCGCTGCTCAAACGCTGACGCGGAACTGA
- a CDS encoding alginate lyase family protein, which yields MLDLRKTGLCAAAIGCGVLAAAAASPLPELSPEKRQLHFEELFRNLDPDCLGAGYAAARQAGDTQEACRLIARYFRERPQDLLSAGSDRRRYNAERADRAVRGEMEEVNIPWKFPEGRVNFLFDPTAVEGPVNHEWLWQLNRHGYWGDMAKAFASTGDAKYARQFNIQLRDWVAQTDCPARWNGPGSAWRTIEAGLRLMGSWPVAFDIFRHSPEFTDENLCLMLASMHRQAIHLMEHPTSGNWLLMEMNGVYTFATLFPEFRDSAELRVKSARILSDALRGQILPDGMHDELSPDYHSVAFNCGFGMLRLAQLYQRTGELPPDFAPLLEKAAEAYLALATPGLTQPRTNDCFTLRTEAVLGKAAQLFPGRPDFRWAADRRSGGTPPVGETASRFLPWAGFAAMRSDWGPEAAYLCFDVGSLGMGHQHQDKLNINLYKGGEELIFDDGGGQYEESDARRYGISAAGHNTILVDGKPQSRRGPKKLEQPVDAGWISTPEFDYARGSYDAEFGAGRPDEHTREVRFCKPDFFCVVDTLTPRDGKAHDYELLFQLDTLKTVPVPEFAGALKSDFGRTYDVLILPLFPEELTVSAVSGQTEPRMSGWYVGRNEARLHPATTVTMKAAGKREFRFATLLFPMRRDNQLPEVKQLAPTRFRIAFNGREFDLDLDRLQR from the coding sequence ATGCTGGATCTCCGCAAGACCGGTTTGTGCGCCGCCGCCATCGGCTGCGGCGTACTGGCCGCCGCAGCGGCTTCGCCGCTCCCCGAACTCTCCCCGGAAAAACGGCAGCTGCACTTCGAAGAGCTGTTCCGGAATCTCGATCCCGACTGCCTCGGCGCCGGATATGCCGCCGCCCGGCAGGCCGGGGACACGCAGGAGGCCTGCCGCCTGATCGCCCGCTATTTCCGCGAACGGCCGCAGGACTTGCTGAGTGCCGGTTCCGACCGGCGCCGGTATAACGCCGAAAGGGCCGATCGGGCGGTCCGCGGCGAGATGGAGGAGGTCAACATCCCCTGGAAGTTCCCGGAGGGCCGGGTCAACTTTCTTTTCGACCCGACTGCCGTTGAAGGGCCGGTCAACCACGAGTGGCTCTGGCAGTTGAACCGTCACGGTTACTGGGGCGATATGGCGAAGGCGTTCGCTTCCACCGGCGACGCGAAGTACGCCCGGCAGTTCAATATCCAGCTTCGCGACTGGGTCGCCCAGACCGATTGCCCCGCTCGGTGGAACGGGCCGGGCAGCGCCTGGCGGACCATCGAAGCGGGGCTGCGGCTGATGGGTTCCTGGCCTGTCGCTTTCGACATTTTCCGCCATTCGCCGGAGTTCACCGATGAAAACCTCTGCCTGATGCTCGCTTCGATGCACCGGCAGGCCATTCATCTGATGGAACACCCGACCAGCGGAAACTGGCTGCTGATGGAGATGAACGGCGTCTACACCTTCGCCACGCTCTTTCCGGAGTTCCGGGATTCCGCGGAGCTGCGGGTGAAATCGGCCCGGATTCTCTCCGACGCGCTTCGCGGACAGATTCTGCCCGACGGCATGCACGACGAGCTTTCGCCCGACTATCACAGCGTGGCTTTCAACTGCGGCTTCGGAATGCTCCGCCTTGCCCAGCTGTACCAACGGACCGGTGAGCTGCCGCCGGATTTCGCGCCGCTGCTTGAAAAGGCTGCCGAGGCTTATCTCGCGCTCGCCACGCCGGGGCTCACCCAGCCGCGGACCAACGACTGTTTCACACTGCGCACGGAGGCGGTACTCGGGAAAGCGGCTCAACTTTTTCCCGGGCGGCCGGATTTCCGGTGGGCGGCGGACAGACGTTCCGGAGGGACGCCGCCGGTAGGGGAGACCGCATCGCGTTTTCTGCCGTGGGCCGGATTTGCCGCCATGCGTTCCGACTGGGGGCCGGAAGCGGCCTATCTCTGCTTCGACGTCGGTTCGCTCGGCATGGGACACCAGCATCAGGACAAGCTCAACATCAATTTGTACAAAGGCGGCGAGGAGCTGATTTTCGATGACGGCGGCGGCCAGTATGAGGAGTCCGACGCCCGGCGTTACGGCATATCCGCGGCGGGGCATAACACGATTCTGGTTGACGGCAAGCCGCAAAGCCGCCGCGGTCCGAAAAAGCTTGAACAGCCGGTTGACGCGGGCTGGATTTCCACGCCGGAATTCGATTATGCGCGGGGGAGTTACGATGCGGAGTTCGGCGCCGGACGGCCGGACGAGCATACCCGCGAGGTGCGTTTCTGCAAGCCGGATTTCTTCTGTGTCGTCGATACGCTGACTCCCCGCGACGGGAAAGCGCACGATTACGAGCTGCTTTTTCAGCTCGATACGTTGAAGACGGTCCCGGTTCCGGAGTTTGCGGGGGCGTTGAAGTCCGATTTCGGCCGGACGTACGATGTGCTGATTCTGCCGCTCTTTCCGGAGGAGCTGACGGTGTCGGCGGTTTCCGGGCAGACGGAGCCGCGCATGTCCGGCTGGTATGTCGGACGGAACGAAGCAAGACTGCACCCGGCGACTACCGTGACGATGAAAGCGGCGGGAAAACGGGAATTCCGCTTTGCCACGCTGCTGTTTCCGATGCGGCGCGATAATCAGTTGCCGGAGGTGAAACAGCTTGCGCCGACCCGCTTCCGCATTGCCTTCAACGGTCGGGAGTTTGACCTTGACCTTGACCGGTTGCAGAGATAG